A window from Gallus gallus isolate bGalGal1 chromosome 5, bGalGal1.mat.broiler.GRCg7b, whole genome shotgun sequence encodes these proteins:
- the LOC101752158 gene encoding uncharacterized protein LOC101752158, whose translation MRMPLPTAGRVSPACWRQPGMMAYGTAWHHGLLRQAGSYKNDYDWTHCEANALSEAPITVLICLCGLVGNAAALWLLRPHIRRNFITIYIFNLAVADFIFLFSVVIALVIFYGPQSFCHSLGSQDMMTVLSVVITFAFIAGVYLMAALGARTCLPAIPRPLCPCQNSWCLPALLCALLWALALLLTLTLYFSPPMLVAFVLSYLLSVLILILSGLALFAKLLCCSWQYLPRKFYIAVLLAIISFPFFTADFAYWLLLRLFDFSVLAFDTSLLFACVNSSIKPVLYFLAGCCMKKFTFSIRVACHRAFEGVMEPDIVGETLQESTVETPQESTVNV comes from the coding sequence ATGAGGATGCCGCTTCCCACTGCAGGAAGAGTCAGCCCTGCTTGCTGGAGACAGCCCGGCATGATGGCTTACGGCACAGCTTGGCACCATGGGCTGCTGAGGCAAGCTGGCTCCTATAAGAATGACTATGACTGGACCCACTGTGAAGCCAATGCTTTGAGCGAAGCCCCCATCACAGTGCTCATCTGCCTCTGTGGGCTGGTGGGCAATGCGGCCGCCCTCTGGCTACTCAGACCCCACATCCGCAGGAACTTCATCACCATCTACATCTTCAACCTGGCCGTGGCTGacttcatcttcctcttctctgtcgTCATTGCCCTCGTGATATTTTACGGCCCACAGAGCTTTTGTCACAGTCTGGGCTCGCAGGACATGATGACTGTGTTGAGCGTGGTCATCACCTTTGCTTTCATTGCTGGTGTCTACCTCATGGCAGCCCTGGGGGCCAGgacctgcctgcctgccatccCACGGCCCCTCTGCCCTTGCCAGAACTCCTGGTGCTTGCCAGCACTCCTGTGTGCCCTGCTCTGGGCCCTTGCCCTCTTGCTCACTCTGACCCTCTATTTCTCCCCACCGATGCTAGTGGCCTTTGTCCTCAGCTACCTCTTGTCGGTGCTTATCCTCATTCTCTCTGGTTTAGCCCTCTTTGCCAAGCTCTTATGCTGCTCATGGCAATATCTCCCAAGGAAGTTCTACATTGCAGTCTTGCTTGCTATCATCTCCTTCCCGTTCTTCACTGCTGACTTTGCCTACTGGCTCTTGCTAAGGCTGTTTGATTTTTCGGTTCTTGCTTTTGACACCTCTCTCCTATTTGCCTGTGTGAACAGCAGTATTAAGCCTGTCCTTTACTTCCTTGCTGGGTGCTGCATGAAGAAGTTCACGTTCTCTATCAGGGTTGCTTGCCATAGGGCTTTTGAAGGGGTAATGGAGCCAGATATCGTAGGCGAAACCCTACAAGAAAGCACAGTGGAAACCCCACAAGAAAGCACAGTGAATGTTTAA
- the MRGPRH gene encoding proto-oncogene Mas isoform X2, translating to MSASTTPFFLLDANSQAQGANHSSAAGRPEPSYAVLKFMESFCLISAACGMVGNGIVLWYLGFCIRRNHFTVYILNLAAADFGYLLCIAIETVQYLMQFNVGVQFGIFLFLDLFTYGTGLYLLTAISIERCLSVLCPIWCRSHRPKHLSAIISGLLWCLSLLLNTVGYILCSIHPSGSCRMLLITIGVLDFLVCTPLMLFFSLTLFLRVKCSSQKFRTGRLFTVIMLTVLFFLIFAVPLSVLILFDFLGYKFLYSPEIGFVLSCVNSSLNPVIYFLVGSYRDRRIKFTLRLAFQRVFEDSADDKEERDTRDTITMSS from the coding sequence ATGAGTGCTTCAACTACACCGTTCTTCCTCTTGGATGCAAACAGCCAGGCTCAAGGAGCtaaccacagcagtgctgcaggaaggccaGAGCCATCGTACGCCGTTCTCAAGTTCATGGAGAGCTTCTGCCTCATCAGTGCCGCCTGTGGGATGGTGGGAAATGGCATAGTTCTATGGTACCTTGGCTTCTGCATCCGCAGAAACCACTTCACTGTCTACATCCTAAACCTGGCCGCTGCTGACTTTGGCTATCTCCTCTGCATCGCCATTGAGACTGTCCAGTACCTGATGCAGTTCAACGTAGGGGTCCAGTTTGGGATATTCCTCTTCCTGGATCTTTTCACGTATGGGACTGGCTTGTATCTCCTGACAGCCATCAGCATTGAAAGGTGCCTCTCCGTCCTCTGCCCCATCTGGTGCCGAAGTCACCGCCCAAAGCACTTGTCTGCCATCATCTCCGGCCTGCTCTGGTGCCTCTCTCTGCTACTGAACACAGTTGGCTACATTCTGTGCTCCATCCACCCCTCTGGCAGCTGCCGGATGCTGCTCATTACCATTGGCGTCTTGGATTTCCTCGTCTGCACCCCCCTCATGCTGTTCTTCAGCCTGACCCTCTTCCTCAGAGTCAAGTGCAGCTCCCAGAAGTTCCGGACAGGACGGCTCTTCACCGTCATCATGCTCACCGTgctcttcttcctcatttttgCTGTTCCTCTCAGCGTCCTCATCCTCTTTGACTTCTTGGGCTACAAATTCCTCTATTCGCCCGAGATCGGCTTTGTGCTGTCCTGTGTGAACAGCAGTCTCAACCCCGTCATTTACTTCCTTGTGGGGAGCTACAGGGACCGGAGAATCAAATTCACCCTCAGACTGGCATTCCAGAGGGTCTTTGAAGACTCAGCAGATGACAAAGAGGAACGGGATACCCGAGACACGATAACGATGTCCTCCTAA
- the LOC121113271 gene encoding mas-related G-protein coupled receptor member H-like produces the protein MADTTSAVFVLNFSEYMDSFENTTSECPTLNYKEKVTLSVCVGISFCGLVDNAIVMRFLFFHVKKNPFTVYTLNLAVADFSLLLLLSLLMLLILTLPICSLFDGILLSYVKIYIAVGYLCHFFDLSSLGFLTAISVERCLSVLFPIWYRCRRPKRLAGIVSGLLWAFSGSLVSFMYLTFNFIDEHMKTFGAVAFATCLTFSSMMLVSNLSLFIKIQRGFRIRHPGKLYIAVLINVIFFFVFAIPFSVEVFVNLADRLELFPEDTSLLLVMLNSSINPVIYFLVGCCRQRRSRCSVTAALRRVFEEKATSSAPEDKVDETTV, from the coding sequence ATGGCAGACACCACCTCGGCAGTCTTCGTGCTGAACTTTTCCGAGTACATGGACTCTTTTGAAAACACCACGTCAGAATGCCCGACGCTGAATTATAAAGAAAAGGTCACTTTAAGCGTCTGTGTGGGGATTTCTTTCTGTGGACTCGTGGATAACGCGATAGTCATGCGATTCCTGTTCTTCCACGTGAAGAAGAACCCATTCACTGTCTACACTCTAAACCTGGCCGTTGCTGACTTCTCTCTGCTCCTACTCCTTTCTCTGCTCATGTTGTTAATTTTGACCTTACCCATCTGTTCTCTCTTCGATGGCATTCTTTTGTCCTACGTGAAGATTTACATTGCAGTTGGGTATTTGTGCCACTTCTTCGACCTCAGCAGCCTGGGTTTCCTCACTGCAATCAGCGTGGAGCGGTGTCTCTCCGTCCTCTTCCCCATCTGGTATCGATGCCGTCGCCCAAAGCGCTTGGCAGGCATTGTGAGTGGGCTGCTGTGGGCTTTCAGTGGGTCTTTGGTTTCCTTCATGTATCTCACCTTTAACTTCATTGACGAACACATGAAGACGTTTGGAGCCGTAGCCTTTGCAACCTGCTTGACTTTTTCATCGATGATGCTGGTTTCCAACCTGTCCCTGTTCATCAAAATACAGCGTGGCTTTCGGATACGGCACCCGGGGAAACTCTACATCGCCGTCCTCATCAACGTGATCTTCTTCTTCGTCTTCGCTATTCCTTTCAGCGTGGAGGTATTTGTCAACCTTGCGGATAGGCTGGAGTTGTTTCCCGAAGacacctctctgctgctggtgaTGCTGAACAGCAGCATCAACCCTGTCATTTACTTCCTGGTGGGGTGCTGCCGGCAGCGCCGCTCCCGGTGCTCCGTGACCGCTGCCCTGCGCAGAGTGTTCGAAGAGAAGGCGACCAGCTCCGCACCCGAGGACAAAGTGGATGAGACCACGGTGTGA
- the MRGPRH gene encoding proto-oncogene Mas isoform X1, translating into MRESHMSYPLSHLCPQVGAKPPSMSASTTPFFLLDANSQAQGANHSSAAGRPEPSYAVLKFMESFCLISAACGMVGNGIVLWYLGFCIRRNHFTVYILNLAAADFGYLLCIAIETVQYLMQFNVGVQFGIFLFLDLFTYGTGLYLLTAISIERCLSVLCPIWCRSHRPKHLSAIISGLLWCLSLLLNTVGYILCSIHPSGSCRMLLITIGVLDFLVCTPLMLFFSLTLFLRVKCSSQKFRTGRLFTVIMLTVLFFLIFAVPLSVLILFDFLGYKFLYSPEIGFVLSCVNSSLNPVIYFLVGSYRDRRIKFTLRLAFQRVFEDSADDKEERDTRDTITMSS; encoded by the coding sequence ATGAGGGAAAGTCACATGAGTTACCCCCTCTCTCATCTCTGCCCACAGGTCGGTGCAAAGCCACCCAGTATGAGTGCTTCAACTACACCGTTCTTCCTCTTGGATGCAAACAGCCAGGCTCAAGGAGCtaaccacagcagtgctgcaggaaggccaGAGCCATCGTACGCCGTTCTCAAGTTCATGGAGAGCTTCTGCCTCATCAGTGCCGCCTGTGGGATGGTGGGAAATGGCATAGTTCTATGGTACCTTGGCTTCTGCATCCGCAGAAACCACTTCACTGTCTACATCCTAAACCTGGCCGCTGCTGACTTTGGCTATCTCCTCTGCATCGCCATTGAGACTGTCCAGTACCTGATGCAGTTCAACGTAGGGGTCCAGTTTGGGATATTCCTCTTCCTGGATCTTTTCACGTATGGGACTGGCTTGTATCTCCTGACAGCCATCAGCATTGAAAGGTGCCTCTCCGTCCTCTGCCCCATCTGGTGCCGAAGTCACCGCCCAAAGCACTTGTCTGCCATCATCTCCGGCCTGCTCTGGTGCCTCTCTCTGCTACTGAACACAGTTGGCTACATTCTGTGCTCCATCCACCCCTCTGGCAGCTGCCGGATGCTGCTCATTACCATTGGCGTCTTGGATTTCCTCGTCTGCACCCCCCTCATGCTGTTCTTCAGCCTGACCCTCTTCCTCAGAGTCAAGTGCAGCTCCCAGAAGTTCCGGACAGGACGGCTCTTCACCGTCATCATGCTCACCGTgctcttcttcctcatttttgCTGTTCCTCTCAGCGTCCTCATCCTCTTTGACTTCTTGGGCTACAAATTCCTCTATTCGCCCGAGATCGGCTTTGTGCTGTCCTGTGTGAACAGCAGTCTCAACCCCGTCATTTACTTCCTTGTGGGGAGCTACAGGGACCGGAGAATCAAATTCACCCTCAGACTGGCATTCCAGAGGGTCTTTGAAGACTCAGCAGATGACAAAGAGGAACGGGATACCCGAGACACGATAACGATGTCCTCCTAA